A section of the Caldanaerobius polysaccharolyticus DSM 13641 genome encodes:
- the pnpS gene encoding two-component system histidine kinase PnpS, protein MRKKLFITYSVLLLLGVSCTSFFFLSAISKGDIKHIIMYITLSVLLGSSIAVLLGIRFLKHITQPIYEITKIAEDISNGKLTQPINDDYEDEIGMLARAIKKMTERLNLTISELYDRNAKLEAVLTSIVNGVVAIDNEEKVLLINNAAAKILGLNADDVIGRHILELMRSSKMHDIIEDILKNKRYYESEIELFYPEYRYLKIYTNPIRTPVVSGYQLYGENAEAGLVIVLNDVTEIKKLEKMRSEFAANVSHELRTPLTSIKGFVETLREGALEDKNTADKFLEIIDLETERLTRLINDILTLSEIEGLKGDIKLVPEKVKDIVEEVIYMLKNQAEEKNITVTYDIKPPELVMNTNRDRMKQMLLNLVENGIKYTGVRGHVDIKVNAEGEKVVFSVKDDGIGIPKEHIPRLFERFYRVDKSRSRKLGGTGLGLAIVKHIVNSFNGTITVKSEVKKGTEFIIQLPLSKADS, encoded by the coding sequence ATGCGCAAAAAGCTCTTTATAACTTATTCTGTATTGCTTCTCCTGGGCGTGAGTTGTACGAGCTTTTTTTTTCTCAGCGCCATATCAAAGGGCGATATAAAGCACATAATAATGTATATAACGCTATCTGTTCTCCTAGGCTCTTCTATAGCTGTTTTGCTAGGCATAAGGTTTTTAAAACACATAACTCAGCCGATTTATGAGATAACGAAAATCGCCGAGGACATCTCCAATGGCAAGTTAACACAGCCTATAAACGACGATTACGAAGACGAGATAGGCATGCTGGCCAGGGCCATTAAAAAAATGACAGAGAGGCTAAACCTCACGATCAGCGAGCTGTACGACAGAAATGCTAAATTAGAGGCGGTGTTGACTAGCATCGTCAATGGGGTTGTGGCTATAGATAATGAAGAGAAGGTATTGCTGATTAACAACGCTGCAGCGAAGATACTGGGGTTAAATGCAGATGATGTTATTGGCAGACACATATTGGAGTTGATGAGAAGCAGCAAAATGCATGACATCATAGAGGATATATTGAAGAATAAGAGGTATTATGAAAGCGAAATAGAATTGTTTTACCCTGAGTACAGGTATCTTAAGATTTACACCAATCCCATTAGGACACCTGTAGTATCCGGTTATCAACTTTATGGGGAAAATGCAGAAGCAGGTCTTGTCATAGTCCTGAACGATGTAACGGAGATAAAAAAACTGGAAAAGATGAGATCTGAATTTGCTGCAAATGTTTCCCACGAACTCAGAACCCCTTTGACATCTATAAAAGGCTTTGTAGAGACGCTGAGGGAGGGCGCTCTGGAAGACAAAAACACAGCCGATAAATTTTTAGAGATTATAGACCTGGAGACAGAGAGATTGACGAGGCTTATTAACGATATACTGACGTTATCAGAGATCGAAGGGCTAAAAGGTGATATTAAACTTGTGCCTGAAAAGGTAAAAGACATCGTGGAAGAGGTTATATATATGTTAAAAAATCAAGCTGAAGAGAAAAACATCACTGTAACCTATGATATTAAGCCGCCAGAATTGGTAATGAATACTAATAGAGACAGGATGAAACAAATGCTGCTTAACCTGGTTGAAAATGGTATAAAGTATACGGGTGTCAGGGGTCACGTGGACATTAAAGTCAATGCTGAAGGCGAGAAAGTGGTATTCTCTGTAAAAGACGACGGCATAGGGATACCTAAAGAGCATATTCCGCGATTGTTTGAAAGGTTTTATCGCGTGGACAAAAGCAGGTCAAGAAAATTAGGGGGGACAGGTCTTGGGCTAGCCATCGTAAAACACATCGTAAACTCCTTTAACGGAACTATAACTGTAAAAAGCGAGGTAAAAAAGGGTACGGAATTTATAATACAGTTGCCTCTGTCAAAGGCAGACAGTTAA
- the pstC gene encoding phosphate ABC transporter permease subunit PstC — protein sequence MKSDKVKNVLGKYFTFICAGLMIITTVFIVYFIASQGLMTFVKDKVSLSEFLFSSKWNPGAPKSEGGPYVGALAFILGSLAVSLSSLVLSTPLSISVAIFMVEISPHSMRNFLQSVVELFAGIPSVVYGWIGLSVLVPFIRHRIGGMGFSLLAGTIVLAIMIFPTITTVSVDSLRSLRSELKEASYALGATRWQTLRKVLLPAALPGILTGVVLGLARAFGEALAVQMVIGNAVRIPTSYLEPIHTMTSILTMDMGNTVAGSLWNNALWSIALLLLMFSFTFILIIRVIGKRRQYR from the coding sequence ATGAAAAGCGATAAGGTAAAAAACGTTTTGGGAAAGTATTTTACTTTTATCTGCGCCGGTCTCATGATTATTACTACGGTCTTTATAGTTTACTTTATAGCCTCTCAAGGGCTTATGACGTTTGTAAAGGACAAAGTATCTCTTTCGGAATTTTTATTTTCTTCCAAGTGGAATCCTGGTGCGCCTAAATCTGAAGGAGGTCCTTATGTGGGAGCGTTAGCCTTTATACTTGGCTCCCTGGCGGTGTCTTTATCCTCTCTGGTATTAAGCACTCCTTTAAGCATATCTGTGGCGATTTTTATGGTGGAGATATCTCCTCATTCTATGCGCAATTTTTTGCAGTCGGTAGTGGAGCTATTTGCAGGTATACCGTCAGTGGTATATGGGTGGATAGGCTTGAGCGTCTTGGTGCCTTTTATAAGGCATAGGATTGGGGGCATGGGTTTTAGCTTGCTGGCGGGCACTATAGTGTTGGCCATTATGATCTTTCCTACCATAACCACTGTATCAGTAGATAGCCTTAGGTCTTTGCGCAGTGAGCTCAAAGAAGCCTCGTACGCCTTGGGTGCTACGAGATGGCAGACCTTGAGAAAAGTGCTATTGCCTGCTGCGCTGCCAGGTATACTCACAGGGGTCGTCCTAGGGCTGGCCAGGGCTTTTGGTGAAGCTTTGGCGGTGCAGATGGTCATAGGGAACGCTGTGCGCATACCGACTTCTTACCTTGAACCCATACACACCATGACGAGCATCTTGACGATGGACATGGGTAATACCGTTGCTGGATCCTTGTGGAATAACGCTTTGTGGTCTATCGCGCTGCTGTTGCTCATGTTTTCTTTTACGTTTATCCTCATAATAAGGGTTATAGGGAAAAGGAGGCAATATAGATGA
- the pstA gene encoding phosphate ABC transporter permease PstA, with protein sequence MNAKIGDKVATVFFSAVAAFVILLLFAIIGYILFNGLEVVNWHFISTPPTFMKAGGGIAPQLFNSILLLVVSMIITVPIGLGAGIYLSEFAKPGPLTDTIRVSIESLASLPSIVVGLFGLIVFVKAMGWGFSIVAGAMALAVLNLPVMTRVSEDAIRSVSNELREASFALGATEWQTITRVLIKAALPSLITGIILTAARVFGEAAALLYTAGMSTPILDFQNWNPAAVNSPLRLFRPGETLAVYIWKVNSEGLVPDAARIANGASAVLVICVLLFNLISRWLGKIIYRKITGD encoded by the coding sequence ATGAATGCCAAAATCGGCGATAAGGTGGCCACGGTCTTCTTCAGTGCGGTGGCGGCCTTTGTGATTTTGCTGTTATTTGCTATAATAGGTTATATACTGTTCAACGGCCTGGAGGTCGTCAATTGGCATTTTATATCCACTCCACCGACATTTATGAAAGCAGGGGGAGGTATTGCGCCACAGCTTTTTAATTCTATACTCCTTTTGGTAGTTTCCATGATTATAACCGTACCTATAGGGTTGGGAGCAGGCATCTACCTGTCGGAATTTGCTAAACCTGGTCCTTTAACCGATACCATAAGGGTGAGTATAGAGTCTCTGGCCTCATTGCCTTCTATAGTAGTAGGGCTTTTTGGCTTGATAGTGTTTGTGAAGGCGATGGGATGGGGATTTTCCATAGTAGCGGGAGCTATGGCTCTGGCGGTGTTAAATCTTCCTGTAATGACCAGGGTTTCGGAAGATGCTATAAGAAGTGTTAGCAACGAACTAAGAGAAGCCAGTTTTGCGCTGGGTGCCACCGAGTGGCAGACCATTACGAGAGTGCTTATAAAAGCAGCTCTTCCCTCACTCATCACAGGTATAATACTCACGGCAGCAAGGGTTTTTGGAGAAGCAGCAGCATTGCTTTACACTGCAGGTATGAGCACACCTATACTCGATTTCCAAAATTGGAATCCTGCTGCAGTTAACTCGCCTTTGAGGCTTTTTAGGCCTGGAGAGACGTTAGCTGTTTATATATGGAAAGTTAATTCAGAGGGGTTAGTTCCTGATGCTGCGCGGATCGCCAATGGCGCTTCAGCTGTTTTAGTCATTTGCGTTTTGCTCTTTAATCTGATATCTAGATGGCTGGGAAAAATCATATACAGAAAAATAACTGGTGATTAA
- the pstB gene encoding phosphate ABC transporter ATP-binding protein PstB, whose amino-acid sequence MNKVHVENLNLYYGDFHALKNVNIEVKANTVMALIGPSGCGKSTFLRVINRMNDLIPGVKITGTVKLDGVDIYNDFDVLELRKRVGMVFQKPNPFPMSVYDNVAYGPRIHGIKNKKKLDEIVERSLKAAALWDEVKDRLGRSAMGLSGGQQQRLCIARTLAIEPDVILMDEPTSALDPISTAKIEDLIDILKKKYTIIIVTHNMQQAGRISDFTSFFLNGEVVESGPTDEVFYRPKDKRTEDYITGRFG is encoded by the coding sequence TTGAATAAGGTACATGTAGAAAATCTAAATCTCTATTATGGAGATTTTCATGCTTTAAAAAACGTAAATATTGAAGTTAAGGCAAACACGGTTATGGCGCTTATAGGGCCTTCGGGATGCGGTAAGTCTACTTTTCTCCGGGTAATAAACAGGATGAACGACCTTATTCCAGGAGTGAAGATAACAGGTACCGTAAAATTAGATGGCGTAGATATATACAACGACTTTGATGTCTTGGAACTGAGAAAGCGCGTGGGTATGGTGTTCCAAAAACCTAATCCCTTTCCCATGTCGGTTTACGATAATGTGGCGTACGGTCCACGAATTCACGGAATAAAAAACAAGAAGAAATTAGACGAAATCGTTGAAAGAAGCCTAAAGGCAGCTGCATTATGGGATGAGGTTAAGGATAGGTTAGGCAGGTCTGCTATGGGGTTATCGGGGGGACAGCAACAGAGATTGTGCATTGCCCGCACGCTGGCTATTGAGCCGGATGTCATTTTGATGGATGAGCCTACGTCTGCATTGGATCCTATATCCACAGCGAAAATTGAGGACTTAATAGATATTTTAAAGAAAAAGTATACTATTATCATCGTGACCCATAATATGCAACAGGCAGGCAGGATTTCTGATTTTACATCTTTCTTTTTAAACGGAGAAGTAGTAGAAAGCGGTCCGACTGATGAGGTGTTCTACAGGCCCAAAGACAAGCGTACCGAGGACTATATAACAGGTCGATTTGGATGA
- the phoU gene encoding phosphate signaling complex protein PhoU translates to MAARTHFDQELEKVHLHILKMGSMVEESIDKAIEALIKQDGQMADAVINGDDKIDDMEVFIENECVRLIATQQPMARDLRTIFTAIKLITDLERIADHAVDIAKNTKRLVNEVYIKPLIDIPRIADIVKRMLRDALTSYINTDVDLAVRTCKLDDEVDGLHSQIYRELITLMLEDPKNIKQATSFLFISSYLERVADHATNICEWVIFVETGEHKDLND, encoded by the coding sequence TTGGCGGCGAGAACTCATTTTGATCAAGAATTGGAAAAAGTGCACTTACACATACTCAAAATGGGAAGTATGGTAGAAGAATCGATAGATAAAGCCATTGAAGCGTTAATAAAGCAGGACGGACAGATGGCTGATGCCGTTATAAACGGCGATGACAAGATAGACGACATGGAGGTTTTCATCGAAAACGAATGCGTCAGGTTGATTGCCACTCAACAACCTATGGCAAGGGATTTGAGAACTATCTTTACAGCGATAAAACTCATAACAGACCTGGAGCGCATAGCAGATCACGCGGTGGATATAGCCAAGAATACCAAAAGGCTTGTCAACGAAGTGTATATCAAGCCTTTGATAGATATACCCAGGATAGCCGATATAGTGAAGCGTATGTTAAGGGATGCGCTTACGTCTTACATCAATACTGATGTGGATCTGGCTGTGCGCACGTGTAAACTAGACGATGAAGTGGATGGCTTACATTCCCAGATTTACAGGGAACTAATAACCCTTATGCTGGAAGATCCCAAAAATATAAAGCAAGCTACCAGTTTTTTGTTTATAAGTAGTTACCTGGAGCGCGTTGCGGATCACGCTACAAATATATGCGAATGGGTTATATTTGTGGAAACAGGTGAGCATAAAGATTTAAACGATTGA
- a CDS encoding DUF1614 domain-containing protein, with translation MPLGYVLLMIVGVLVVFGFAHRVLDRMGLSDKIALVVIIAMIIGSFMPDISLGRLIALNVGGALIPLALCVYLIVKCDTSAEKVRAITSALLTGIAIFAVAKIIPNEPEAMIIEPMLVYGVTGGIIAYLSGRSRRSSFIGGVMGIIINDIIQMAVNAARGVSQPVVLGGAGFLDAIVLSGIIAVILAEFVGEIRERLQGGTEKKELHYENGAFTSSIGLKDENKATIQGRGEGDEQEPMANSDK, from the coding sequence ATGCCGCTGGGATACGTTCTGCTTATGATTGTAGGGGTTCTGGTGGTTTTCGGATTTGCCCATAGGGTTTTGGATCGCATGGGTTTATCCGACAAGATAGCTTTGGTAGTTATAATCGCTATGATTATAGGTTCGTTTATGCCAGATATATCTTTAGGTAGGTTGATAGCTTTAAATGTAGGAGGCGCCCTGATACCTTTAGCCTTATGTGTGTATTTGATCGTAAAGTGCGATACATCTGCTGAAAAGGTACGGGCTATAACGTCAGCGCTGTTGACAGGCATAGCGATTTTTGCCGTTGCAAAAATTATACCCAATGAGCCTGAAGCTATGATAATCGAGCCCATGTTGGTCTACGGCGTAACTGGGGGTATAATAGCGTATCTTTCAGGCCGATCCCGAAGATCTTCGTTTATCGGCGGCGTAATGGGTATAATCATAAATGACATTATTCAGATGGCAGTAAATGCGGCGCGAGGCGTGTCACAGCCTGTAGTGTTGGGAGGCGCTGGCTTTTTAGACGCGATAGTCTTATCAGGTATAATCGCCGTTATCCTTGCTGAATTTGTAGGAGAAATCAGGGAAAGACTGCAAGGAGGTACTGAAAAAAAAGAGTTGCATTATGAAAACGGTGCCTTTACCAGCAGCATAGGACTTAAAGATGAAAACAAAGCGACCATTCAGGGAAGAGGTGAGGGCGATGAACAAGAGCCAATGGCTAACAGCGATAAATAA
- the spoIIP gene encoding stage II sporulation protein P has product MNKSQWLTAINKAFAFLLIVTCFIPYGKAFADNMEKEGYYTVYEEGTDKVVFRISWDLTKGDNYLSSDNSYYEITRVDKKSKKAFAKFIKKVDLPQIEEKLSQVNVANVPRVVGIYSTHSDESYIPSDGAASIYGHGGIYDVDAALASSLRKKGIKVIFDRTLHLPHDAYAYARSRRTALRLLKEGAGAILDIHRDAAPKEDYIRTINGTPATGVRLVVGKASTNMAANQQLAYKMKAIADKKSPGLVKDIFFGSGDYNQGLTPRSILIEFGTDTHTKERAIKAADMYADVISAVFFGDTSKKPTALGGITRTTPSERRAAGTGIFAAVIVAVVAVVGFVLISMGYGKELGSKLSKFVREEFSSYMGKIKKREGKRKNDH; this is encoded by the coding sequence ATGAACAAGAGCCAATGGCTAACAGCGATAAATAAGGCTTTTGCTTTTTTACTAATTGTTACATGCTTTATACCTTATGGAAAAGCTTTTGCAGATAACATGGAAAAAGAAGGCTATTACACCGTGTACGAAGAAGGCACCGACAAAGTTGTATTCAGGATATCATGGGATCTTACAAAAGGGGATAATTATTTAAGCAGCGATAATAGTTACTATGAGATAACGAGGGTCGATAAAAAGTCCAAAAAAGCGTTTGCAAAATTTATCAAAAAGGTGGATTTACCTCAAATAGAAGAAAAGTTATCCCAGGTCAATGTGGCTAATGTGCCTAGGGTGGTAGGGATATACTCAACTCACAGCGACGAATCATATATACCATCAGACGGTGCAGCTAGTATTTACGGCCACGGTGGGATTTACGATGTGGATGCGGCGTTGGCTTCTTCGCTGAGAAAGAAAGGTATAAAGGTTATATTCGATAGGACACTGCACCTTCCCCACGATGCCTATGCTTATGCCAGGTCTAGAAGGACGGCACTGAGGCTATTAAAAGAAGGGGCAGGGGCTATTTTAGATATACACAGGGACGCTGCTCCCAAAGAGGATTATATAAGGACAATAAACGGCACGCCTGCCACTGGCGTAAGACTTGTAGTGGGAAAGGCCAGTACCAATATGGCCGCCAACCAGCAGCTGGCCTATAAAATGAAAGCGATAGCTGATAAAAAAAGTCCTGGCCTAGTAAAAGACATTTTCTTTGGATCAGGAGATTACAACCAGGGCCTTACACCTCGATCTATATTGATAGAATTTGGCACAGATACCCATACAAAGGAGAGGGCCATTAAGGCTGCAGATATGTACGCTGATGTAATATCCGCTGTTTTTTTTGGAGATACTTCTAAAAAACCCACAGCTTTAGGGGGGATAACCAGAACCACTCCATCTGAGAGGCGGGCAGCAGGTACCGGTATATTTGCAGCAGTTATCGTAGCGGTTGTGGCCGTGGTAGGATTTGTGTTAATAAGTATGGGTTATGGAAAAGAGTTGGGCTCTAAATTGTCCAAATTTGTAAGAGAGGAATTTTCCAGCTATATGGGAAAAATTAAAAAAAGAGAAGGCAAGAGGAAGAACGACCATTGA
- a CDS encoding DUF3189 family protein encodes MYTSYWGTYSALLKAMIRVCAWTSLPPYEDKRIPISLFCKASYGDLLYIGVDEKLNEVYILGHRGLSDVIENALWGLQKIFDLRDDDVIFIDTQGYEDPWDSLFIRLINHGICSDMLKRALYKKFQIKLERGEIPW; translated from the coding sequence GTGTATACAAGTTATTGGGGTACCTATTCAGCGCTGTTAAAAGCTATGATTCGAGTTTGCGCATGGACGTCTCTACCGCCATATGAAGACAAGCGAATTCCCATATCTCTCTTTTGCAAAGCGAGTTATGGGGATTTGCTGTATATAGGTGTTGATGAAAAATTAAATGAAGTCTATATACTAGGCCATAGGGGGTTGTCAGATGTTATCGAGAACGCGCTGTGGGGATTGCAAAAAATTTTTGACTTACGCGACGATGATGTAATATTTATAGATACCCAGGGCTATGAAGACCCGTGGGATAGCTTATTTATAAGGCTTATAAACCATGGTATATGCAGTGATATGTTAAAGCGCGCATTGTATAAAAAATTCCAAATAAAGTTAGAAAGAGGTGAAATACCCTGGTAA
- a CDS encoding DUF3189 family protein: MYTCYGGAHSSVVAAAIHVGMLPSDRIPSYIEIASVPYYDRTDSKFIGIPLFMGMDLQENRVYAMGMKNGEAMIERIMYQYLSSYGIAKSELIFADAFSTLSVITKLGGFISRRLQLVSLGRPLTIWGIMKNYGKLVKLVDDTKNKVLT; encoded by the coding sequence ATCTACACTTGTTACGGAGGCGCCCATAGCTCTGTGGTAGCTGCTGCTATTCACGTGGGAATGCTTCCTTCAGACAGGATTCCATCTTACATCGAAATTGCGTCAGTTCCTTATTACGACCGCACTGATTCAAAATTCATAGGTATTCCGCTTTTTATGGGTATGGACTTACAGGAAAATCGGGTGTATGCCATGGGCATGAAAAACGGTGAAGCAATGATAGAGCGTATTATGTACCAATATCTCAGCAGCTACGGCATAGCAAAAAGCGAATTGATATTTGCAGACGCCTTTAGCACTCTCAGCGTCATCACCAAGCTTGGAGGCTTTATATCTCGTAGATTGCAGCTTGTGAGCCTGGGGAGACCCCTGACAATATGGGGGATAATGAAAAATTATGGCAAACTTGTTAAATTGGTCGATGATACAAAAAATAAAGTCTTGACTTAA
- a CDS encoding DUF512 domain-containing protein encodes MSEKLIVGVERDSIAESLGINPGDKLVAINGVSVRDVLDYIFYTTDEDVVIDIKKADGHIARYRVSKEYDEDIGLVFEDGLMDKPRVCANKCVFCFVDQMPKNMRKTLYFKDDDYRLSFLHGNFITLTNVDYNDIQRIVEMRLSPLYISVHATDDDVRATLMRNPKARGIMQKLRVLVSGGISLHCQLVIARGINDGEILDKSIGDLASLHPGVLSIAVVPVGLTAHRENLMNITPWDSSSSQEIVKQVERWGKEFKKRLGTPVVYAADEFYVMAGVDVPEASYYCGFPQIENGVGLMAKFKSEFHDALKRYAHRTSRVKKVSIATGISACDFIKRLSEELMECIDVDVQVYGIKNDFFGHSVTVAGLVTGKDLIGQLKGKGLGQRLIIPDVMLKSGEKVFLDDTTVDDVKRQLNVDVVVSPVDGEEFIKNVIGEM; translated from the coding sequence TTGAGTGAAAAGCTGATCGTAGGGGTAGAGAGGGACAGCATTGCCGAAAGCCTGGGAATAAATCCCGGGGACAAGCTTGTGGCTATAAATGGTGTGTCTGTCCGCGACGTTTTAGATTATATTTTTTATACCACTGACGAAGATGTTGTAATTGATATAAAAAAAGCCGATGGCCACATCGCCAGGTACAGGGTGTCCAAGGAGTACGATGAAGACATAGGGCTGGTATTTGAGGATGGCCTTATGGACAAACCGCGGGTGTGCGCCAATAAATGTGTTTTTTGCTTTGTGGATCAGATGCCTAAAAACATGAGAAAAACCCTGTATTTTAAGGACGACGATTACAGGCTTTCTTTTTTGCATGGCAATTTCATCACATTGACCAATGTCGACTATAATGATATCCAGCGCATTGTGGAGATGAGATTAAGCCCGCTTTATATCTCGGTGCACGCTACAGATGACGACGTAAGGGCAACCCTTATGAGAAATCCTAAAGCAAGGGGCATTATGCAAAAATTGAGAGTGTTGGTCAGTGGAGGTATAAGCCTGCACTGCCAGCTGGTGATAGCAAGGGGTATTAACGACGGCGAAATACTGGATAAGAGCATAGGCGACCTTGCAAGCCTTCACCCTGGTGTCTTATCCATAGCTGTGGTACCGGTGGGGTTGACTGCACATAGGGAAAACCTGATGAATATAACGCCATGGGATAGTTCATCATCGCAAGAAATAGTCAAACAGGTAGAAAGATGGGGAAAGGAATTTAAAAAGAGATTGGGTACGCCTGTAGTATACGCAGCAGACGAATTTTACGTAATGGCTGGCGTAGATGTCCCGGAGGCTAGTTATTACTGTGGTTTTCCTCAGATTGAAAATGGCGTAGGTTTAATGGCCAAGTTTAAAAGTGAATTTCACGATGCATTAAAGCGTTACGCTCATAGGACTTCTAGGGTTAAAAAGGTATCTATAGCCACCGGAATTTCTGCTTGTGATTTTATAAAGAGGTTGTCGGAGGAATTGATGGAGTGCATTGATGTGGATGTGCAAGTTTACGGTATAAAAAATGATTTTTTTGGCCACAGCGTTACAGTGGCTGGCCTTGTTACGGGGAAAGATCTTATAGGTCAATTAAAAGGCAAAGGTCTGGGTCAAAGGCTTATAATTCCAGATGTCATGTTGAAATCAGGAGAAAAAGTTTTTTTGGATGACACCACTGTCGACGATGTAAAGAGGCAGTTGAACGTAGATGTGGTGGTATCGCCTGTTGACGGTGAAGAATTTATAAAAAATGTAATAGGGGAGATGTAA
- the der gene encoding ribosome biogenesis GTPase Der, with product MPGSIVAIVGRPNVGKSTLFNRLAGKRIAIIEDKPGVTRDRLYHTCEWAGKVFTIVDTGGIDVGSTDTLFQQIRKQAQIAIDTADVVVFVVDAKEGLLPADWQIADILRKSNKPVIVACNKVDSAKMRESSYEFYGLGFDHVHMISSVNGTGTGDLLDTIVKLLPDSHHEEYDEDTVKVAVIGRPNAGKSSIINKVLGEERVIVSDIPGTTRDAIDTPFEIDGKKYVFIDTAGIRRKSKIEESVEYYSVLRAMSAIDRSDVCLMVIDSYEGIVEQDTKIAGYAHEQGKGMIILMNKWDKVEKDTRTAIEYTKIIRNRLDFISYAPILFVSAKTGQRIPRIIETIDEVAAERSKRLATGVLNDMLNEVLATNPLPSAGGKHVKLYYGTQVAVKPPTFVFFSNYPEEVHFSYVRFLENHIRKLFGFEGTPIRIKIKKRGEV from the coding sequence ATGCCAGGTTCAATTGTCGCTATTGTAGGCAGACCCAATGTAGGTAAATCCACGTTGTTTAACAGGCTTGCAGGCAAGAGAATAGCTATAATAGAGGATAAACCGGGCGTTACCAGGGATAGGCTGTATCATACTTGCGAATGGGCCGGAAAGGTTTTTACCATTGTAGACACAGGCGGTATAGATGTGGGTTCGACGGATACATTGTTTCAGCAGATTAGGAAGCAAGCGCAAATAGCTATAGATACAGCAGACGTGGTGGTATTTGTGGTGGATGCTAAGGAAGGGCTTTTGCCTGCGGATTGGCAGATCGCGGATATCTTGAGAAAATCCAATAAGCCTGTTATTGTGGCGTGTAATAAAGTAGACAGCGCTAAGATGCGAGAGAGCTCCTATGAATTTTACGGGTTAGGATTTGATCACGTTCACATGATTTCTTCTGTAAACGGAACAGGTACAGGGGACCTACTGGATACTATAGTTAAACTTTTGCCTGATAGTCATCATGAAGAATATGATGAGGATACGGTTAAAGTAGCTGTTATAGGCAGGCCCAATGCAGGCAAATCTTCTATAATAAATAAGGTGTTAGGCGAAGAGAGGGTAATAGTCAGCGATATACCGGGTACTACCAGGGATGCTATAGATACTCCTTTTGAGATAGACGGAAAAAAGTATGTCTTTATAGACACAGCCGGGATAAGGCGAAAGAGCAAAATAGAGGAATCGGTGGAATACTACAGCGTGCTTAGGGCTATGTCGGCAATTGATAGGTCAGATGTATGCCTTATGGTGATTGACAGCTATGAAGGCATAGTGGAGCAGGATACAAAGATAGCTGGTTACGCTCATGAGCAAGGCAAAGGGATGATAATCCTCATGAATAAATGGGATAAAGTGGAGAAAGATACCAGGACCGCAATAGAGTATACCAAGATTATAAGGAACAGGCTGGATTTTATATCTTATGCGCCGATTTTGTTCGTATCAGCCAAAACCGGCCAGAGGATACCTCGCATAATCGAGACTATAGATGAAGTAGCAGCTGAGAGGTCCAAGAGGCTTGCCACAGGTGTGTTAAATGATATGTTAAATGAGGTCCTTGCTACCAACCCGTTGCCCTCTGCTGGCGGCAAACACGTCAAGTTGTATTACGGAACACAAGTAGCGGTAAAGCCTCCTACCTTTGTTTTCTTTTCCAATTATCCGGAGGAGGTACATTTTTCATATGTGCGCTTTCTGGAAAATCATATAAGAAAGTTATTTGGATTCGAGGGAACGCCTATAAGGATCAAAATAAAAAAGCGCGGAGAAGTGTAA